The stretch of DNA AAAAAGCAATGACTCTACCTGCATTAAATCTGTCTGGGATGGTCAGGTAGGTGACAATCTGCAGCCTGATTTAGATCCGAGAAAGAGAGTAATTGTGATTGGAGCTGGGCCTGCTGGGTTAACTGCTGCTCGCCACTTGCAACGTCAAGGATTTCCTGTAACTGTGCTTGAGGCTAGGAGTAGGATAGGAGGTCGTGTGTTTACTGATCACTCCTCACTTTCTGTCCCTGTCGATCTTGGAGCTAGCATTATAACTGGTGTTGAGGCTGATGTGGCAACTGAGCGAAGACCAGATCCTTCCTCGTTGATTTGTGCTCAGTTGGGCCTTGAGTTGACGGTATTGAACAGTGATTGCCCTCTTTATGACATAGTGACAGAACAAAAAGTTCCTGCAGATATGGATGAAGCACTTGAAGCTGAATATAATACCCTTATAGATGACATGGTATTGGTTGTTGCTCAGAAAGGTGAACAAGCAATGAAAATGTCTCTTGAAGATGGTTTAGAATATGCCCTCAAGATTCGGCGAATGGCACGCACCGAAAGCAGTGAAGAAACTGAACAAATTTCTGCAGATAGACCATTTGATTCCAAAAGGGACAGTTCTGTGGAAAAAAAGCTTGATGAGGAGATTTTGAGCCCTCAGGAGAGGAGGGTTATGGATTGGCACTTTGCTCATTTGGAGTATGGTTGTGCTGCTTCACTTAATGATGTTTCTCTTCCCTACTGGAATCAAGATGATGTGTATGGAGGTTTTGGCGGAGCTCATTGTATGATTAAAGGGGGTTACAGTTCCGTTGTTGAGTCTCTGGGAGAAGGAATTAGAATTCACTTGAACCACGTTGTAACAAATGTGTCGTATGGTATCAAGGAACCAGGTCAAAGTTATAAAGTCAAAGTTTCTACATCAAATGGCAATGAGTTCTTTGGTGATGCTGTCCTTGTTACTGTTCCACTTGGCTGTTTAAAGGCTGAAACTATACAATTCTCCCCTCCTTTGCCACAGTGGAAATGTTCTTCTGTTCAGCGTCTTGGCTATGGAGTTCTAAATAAAGTGGCTTTGGAATTTCCTAGTGTATTTTGGGATGATGCCGTGGACTACTTTGGAGCGACAGCTGAGGAGAGAAACAGTAGAGGTCACTGCTTCATGTTCTGGAATGTCAGGAAAACAGTTGGGGCTCCTGTCCTTATTGCATTAGTGGTTGGTAAGGCAGCCATAGATGGTGTAAGCTTGAGCTCTTCCGATCATGTTAAACATGCATTGAAGGTTCTCCGAAAACTTTTTGGACAGGATTCAGTTCCAGATCCTGTTGCCTATGTTGTGACTGATTGGGGTAGGGATCCTTTTAGCTATGGTGCTTATTCTTATGTTGCAGTTGGAGCCTCAGGAGAAGACTATGATATATTAGGGAGACCAGTTGATAACTGCTTGTTTTTTGCTGGTGAAGCAACCTGCAAAGAGCACCCAGATACTGTTGGTGGTGCAATGATGAGTGGACTACGAGAGTCTGTTCGCATAATTGACATATTGAGCACTGGAAATGATTATATTGCTGAGGTGGAGGCATTGGAAGCTTCACGGGGACAGTTAGACACTGAAAGGGATGAAGTGAGGGATATCATAAAGAGACTTGATGCAGTAGAACTTTCTAACATAATGTACAAGAACTCTTTAGATGGTGCTCAAATTTTAACCCGGGAAGCTTTGTTAAGGGAAATGTTCTTTAATACGAAAACCACTGCTGGACGCTTGCACGTGGCTAAACAATTGTTAACTCTTCCTGTTGGAAACTTGAAGTCTTTTGCTGGAAGTAAAGAGGGGCTAGCCATTCTCAATTCATGGATACTGGTATTATGATATCActttatgcattttttaaacttccgtgtaatatatttttgattgaCTGTATATCCATTTTCACAATTACAAAGTAAAGCGTGTTAGTGTGTTTGGTTCAGCTTATTTTGAAGAAATAATACCTTATTTCTGTTCATTTTTGTGAGAGATTTTGAAAATGAGGCTGTTTTTCCCCCCAGTCCGCTAGACCCAACATGCTATTGATCTTAGGGTTATGTAATTTCTTAGTTTATGGGCTTCTAATTCATATCTAAATGCAGGACTCAATGGGAAAGGATGGGACCCAACTCTTGAGGCACTGTTTGCGACTTCTTGTCCGTGTTTCAACTGATCTTCTTGCTGTACGATTATCAGGtagttgtttatttatttcattagtTTATCTTCGGTTTTGTTTATTTACTTATGTGCTGTACCCTTTGTAATACTTTCGAGGGAGAAATAGTTGTTCAAGTGggagatgaaaataattttatttgtaccACTTTATGGGATATATGTTTAGATTGATGTCAAACCtagtttgtttcttttcttattaGTATCGGTTCCTATCTAATCAGCCTAATGAAACTATGAATTATAGTGGAAGATATATTTTTGGTCCTCTAGATGATTCTGGTTGGATGAAGTCACGTGGAAATACAATATCTGCTGTTTCCCCTTTATtagtgtttatttattttttatttcttgggTGTAGGAATGGGAAAAACAGTGAAGGAAAAAGTTTGTGTACATACCAGCCGCGATATTCGTGCTATAGCAAGCCAGTTGGTCAATGTATGGCTTGAAGTTTTTCGCAAGGAAAAAGCTTCTAATGGGGGATTAAAGTTAACAAGACAAACAACTGCAGTAGATTTATCTAAGAGAAAATCTGTTAAAGATTCTGCCTCGGGAAAACCACCTCTGGGCACATATCATGGTACCAATGAGAATAAAGGAGGCTTGCTGAATCCTACCTCTGCTGGAAGCAATTCACCTTCCCATGCCCATGTGAAGAAGTTGCACTGCAAACAAGGAAGACAGCTTCCAGCATATGACTCAAGGCATGAAGTCAGTTCTTCCAGGTCTAAAGGTTCAATAGACAGAGTGGTTACAGAGGAGGATAACCACTGTGCTATATCTGAAGAAGAACAGGCTGCTATAGCTGCTGCAGAGGCTGCACGTGCTAAAGCTCTTGCTGCTGCTGAGGTTTGTTTCCCTTggatatttgattttaatgtcATAAGTGTATTGTTATAGTGCTTCTTCTGAATATCAGTTGATAGTTTCAAGCTAAATTGGTTAgatttcataatataatgaGCTTTTAGGCGCAGAATTATAATGTGATTTTGCTGTAAAAAGGTTTTGCTAGAGTTTTAATCTGCTCGGTATGTGTGTCTTTATGTTAGTTCTTTTTCTGCCAGTTCCCTGCCTTTTACAACTTGTATTTGATATTAGAAATTTTAAAGAATCATGTGAATTATGAGCCTTTGTTCAAGATTccttaataaaattgttttttatgtaCTAAATTTGTAATTCAACCCAGCTTCTTTATTGAATAGAAGAAATCAGATTTCCAGCTCAAGTGAACTCATTTGATTCACAAACCTGGGTCATTCAGACTTGAAATATTTTGGCAACTTTGTTGGATTATATTGGGCCCAAATCCACTTTCTAATAACAAATGTATAGTATATATGTGTGGTTCTACAAGGCCTAAAATAACTGTGTTTAGATAATAATTCTTCAACATATGTTAAGTATTAACACACTAggcaaaattgaattttattggatattattttaattcatgttttcacgtttatttgaataattttaatccTGTTTTTGATGTCAAAACTTGTTCAGATGCTTGTGCTTGTGCTTTGTCCTTGAGTTTAGATTTTTTTCATGCCACTATGCTGTTGCATTGTTAGTGTGCATACTTATAAGATTTGGCTAGAGGACAATTTGCTTTGGTTATGGTTTTTACTGAACATTCTATTTGAGTCGTTGTTTCTTTTAGcagattattaattttttcagtTGAATTTTATACTCTTCTCTGAATTTGCTAACATATTTGTTTCTATTTATCTGAAGCGCCCTTATTTTTAAGAAGATAGGATAATAGGGAAAACTTACGTCAGTAACTGGTTGTCATGTTTGTTAAAAGAATCTATGGTTTGTCTTTGCAGGCATATGCTTCTGCAGAAGCCAGATCCAATTCGCTGTTACAGCTTCCTAAGATACCCTCATTCCATAAATTTGCTAGACGTGAGCAGTCTTCACAAAATGACGAGTGTGATAGTAGAAAAAGATGGTCAGGTGGTGTTTTTGGAAGGCAAGACTGTATTTCAGAGATTGATTCTAGGAATTGCAGAGTTAGGGATTGGTCTGTTGATTTCTCTGCTGCTTGTGTCAATCTTGATAATTCCAGAATGCCAGTTGATAACCTCTCACAGAGGAGTCATTCAAATGAGATTGCCAGCCATTTGAATTTCAGGGAGCACTCAGGAGAAAGTGCTGCTGGGGACAGCACCATATATACGAAAGCTTGGATTGACACAGCTGGTGGTGTTGCAATTAAAGATCATCATGCCATTGAGAGATGGCAATCTCAAGCAGCTGCTGCAGATTCTTATTTTTCTAATCCAACTATTCATTTGAAGGACGAGGAGGACTCAAATGCCTGTTCTAAGCTACCAAGCTGGAAGCGTGATGGTGTCGCTAATGAGAGCTCTATTTCACAGGTTACTGTAAATAAGGAGGCCCTGAAGAGTCATTCCCGAGCAGCAGATCATATTAAACAGGCTGTTGTGGACTATGTTGCATCACTGCTTATGCCCCTTTATAAGGCAAGAAAACTAGACAAGGATGGATACAAGGCTATAATGAAGAAAAGTGCAACAAAGGTAATTTTTATTCTGCATTTTGTTTCTTTCTGttgaaattatgttttttaagtaTAGAGGGAGCCAGAGGTAAAAGAGAGTGAAATGCTATTTGATATTAAGTGTTTGATATATTCAGAATTAGGAGAACAGATCATGATAAGGTTAAGAAATGTTGTAATTGATTGTAATTTGTAATAGAATGTAACCAGGTAATTTATTCCAGAGGATAAACAAAGGTTTggtgaaatatgaaaaatgtatttttaaatatttctctatATTCTAACACTGTTTATTTGCTATATTAAGCAAGTGTTACTGTGACCTGGTTGGCAGTAGGTTATAGGGATTAACTGATCTTGAATTTTATCTTCAGTGAAATATGCTCTTCATCCTTTTTGTAACTTTGTGGGTACAAGTTTCAGGTCATGGAGCAAGCCACAGACGCAGAAAAAGCCATGACTGTACGTGAGTTTCTAGATTTTAGGAGGAAGAATAAGGTAATTTTCTGTTACTTCCCGCGTCATAGTTTTATCTACTGGTACGGCTAATGCTATACTTCTGCAGAAGACTTGTTTCTCTAGAAAATATGATTCATGTAACTTATGTTGGCATGATTTACTGATTGGACTCCAGCTTCTTGTGGGGTGGGGGTTGGATTGGGTTAGCTGCGTTACGGTGTGTTTGATcgcatttttgttttgtagttTCTAAAAGCTATTATAGAAAACTATTGTTTAGAGTGTGGGAGTGGAGGAAAAAGATGGGACAGTTTAAGGTATAATATGAGTAATAGAAGACTGATAGTAGTAAACCTAAACAAAAatgttctgattttttttttttttttaaatctgaaaaaagaattacttttaacataattttctaATACTGCtgttgtaaaaaatatttttaaatggaatatattttaaatataggaATCAAATATGCccataatcatttatttattttcttattttactttttaatatgtatatagtTCTGACATGCCCTTTTAACTTTATTCTTTCTCACTGACTTTCATTTGATGCCTAACATGCAGATTCGCTCCTTTGTGGATATACTGATTGAGAGGCACATGACTATGAAATCAGATGTGAAATCTTAATGTTCTTTGGATGGGAATTGTTTGTACTTTGTTGTACGTCTTTTGTAACAGTTGCCAAAGTCTGGTTCTTCTTCCTACTTCAGTTCTCACAGTTTTGATGCAATGAGCATGATCTCATATGAGCACCTCAATCTGCCTATGTAAATGATCTAGAAGGTATAATTAAAAAGACACAACTTGATCCATTCACATCAAGCGGGTTCTATGGAATTCCTTCTTAGCAAAATCTTGAACGGCATTCCAAATACAGCTGGTAGATTGCCAGTAACCAGACTTCGACACCTAAGCAGACTCATTGAAAATATCAGTTGGATGTTGAGGGTGATGGGCATTGGCAGGTTTGAAGATGACGGCAGGTTGCATTCATCTGTCGAGTAATACATCATCTTTCATTGAGGTTTATTCCTTTGAGGATTGAAAACCTAGACCCCATTTTTATTAAAGGGGTTTCTGAAGGGCAAGACATTAAATGACCTTATCAATTTCTTCAATTTGTACAGCTTAGCATTGTTCTAGTGATGACAAGCATACATATCCATTTTCTATGTCCAACTAgaaacatttttcttatttaagttTAACATCAATtactaactttttttcttcattctccAAATAGGGGAAAGAATTATGCCAACTTTTGTAAGATACTTGGTTACtccaattatttttcttctatctgATTCTCTTGTACGTCTGTGTTGCACATGTGCGAACACCCTGTTTACTCATAGTTTAGTCAGCTTCCTCATGTGtgcttaaaataattaatagataCATCGCCTCCTTGCAAAACAAGCTCGTCAATGTAACTATAATTATGATTCAAAGGACTGCACCGTGGGATGGCCAACAGCCCAAGACATTTTATATGGTTGTTTACTTTGTGTGTAATTATTGGGCTGCTGTTCTATATGGTCGTTCTCCTGTACTAATTATGCTTACAGCTCTTCCTATGGTTTCTAGGCTGAGAAAGATCATTTCATTCACTAATGGGAGGAACTAGGTATTCTGTATTTTCCCTCTGTTTTGATGTATTTAGGAACTATTACCTTCTTCATAACAAATTTTCAGGTTTCTTCTGTTTTCTTACCTGTATGTATCATTCTAAAGTGTTGAGGTGGATGGCCTTGTTATGATTCTATTGCTTTTGTTTCTGCTGCAGACTGTCTTCAAGCCACCAGTATGTGATATTGGATTAAAAAATGTCGCTGGTGGGGAAATTAAATTCCACTGGGGTGAGTAcctttttttctttgcattgcaGCAGTCTCCCCCCTCCTCTGTGAATTCCACTGTGAATTCCCCTCATTGGTTGCACCTATTGTGAACATTGGTTGCCAAGAATATCTGTGATGTTTGCTTGGTTATACCTTTTTTATTCATTAGGGGAATGACCCTAATTTTTATTGATGCTATTTCAAATTGGTTACATACCCCAGTGGAAAATTTACCCTCAGACTCTATATTGGACGCATTTCTGGTATGATTCGGTATCGTTTAAAACTGTACCATTTTATGGTATAGTATTGTATAATACACATTTTTGTTGTATCATCTTGTTATAACCATTTTGGCTTTATGTTTCTAGGTTTGATGTTGGATTTTGAATTCTCATTCGACAGAGGtcagaaaaaatatgaaaaagaaaaaactcaaaTACTGTATAATGCATAGATTTCATGTCACAGCATACTAGATCTTCAGAGTTCCcttgtgtaaaaaaatattacgttCTCTCAGTGTTGATCTCTGTGCTTCACTGCTTCTGATGATATCTCTGAATCTTTACAGTGCTGTTTCTCTCTAATTACCTTTATAGATGAATCGAAAGGttgtttcaatttattttttatatttagttggATTGCCAACCATTGGATGTTAAAGATCACACTCTAGATAATAGTTTTGCATCGGCAAAGTACAACACAGGTTGTGGTGCTGTGAAATCTACGCGATGAAACTATGACACTCTTTTGAAGTATTTCATTTACTTATAATttgcatttcatttttttcatttaagcTAGCTACCCTCTGTTATTGGCTTTTACTTGAATATTTACATTTGTTTTGTAATACTATATGTTTGATGCTGAATGACGGAATTACCAGTTTTCTGGGCTAACAATCATTAACTccaaaattttgtataaaaattcgtTATGTACagatatttttctattaaatagtTTGGTCTAGAGTTTTAATTAGCATATTGACTCTTAGCAACAAGTTTCGAGtataagtaatttatatttgagaaaataattatatgaaaacttAGGTGATTGGTTTTAGAAAGTTAGGATTTGAAGCAACAAAATTTATTCAGTGAATTTACACGACACATGGTATAAAAAAGATTAAGTAATGGTGTCCTATTTATTACAAACTATTTACTCTTAGAGTATTTCCATCAGAAGAGTTATACACATCAGCTTAAAACCTGagacatgtttatataaattgaaatttaagatttgaagaaaacttaaatttttgggtaatcgaaataaaatattatttctatcttaaaaatgtgtttttttttgtcaataatcaaataaaaatattccaaTTGGATCTAATGAGATATCTGTattgtgataaaataaaatgaaataatgctCCCTCTTTCTGAACAATCAGTAAAAACAATGTATTTCACATTGCATCAAATAAGATATCCCTGATTAAAATAGCGCatataattcatttttgttgttaacattattagtatcaacaaattttaaatatacattactATTGTagcttataaaaaaaaatgttattcaatttttttttaattaaaactcaCTAAAAGTTTTGAGTCACCTTATGTTGAAATATCTTCCACATCATTAGCAgctaaactaatttaaaataaatgaaaagtcAAATTAACGAACGACTCTATGACTCACATGTAGCCTTTGTGTGCGGTGCAAGTCTACCTTCCTTTAGAATTGATACATAAAAAACTAACTAAtattaagtatatattttttgtaggATATTAAATATACATTATTATGGTAAAGTATATGTGTTTCTAACTGATATATGTATCTtacaatacaataataatattttttttaaaagaagttgttattgattaaaaaatatgtaactttttttttttttttatcttttgtttgcATAATGATATAGTAAATACATGAAAGAACGAGAAATTtgctcatatttttttataacgtttgaagaatgaattttaataattttatatggaAATAATATATTAGAGCCATAGCTATTACCGTcctgttattatttttaataagtaaataaaatgacatctcatataaaaatattaataacataataatttaaGTAGGTTAATTACATtgacaatatttaatatttcttttggtTTGTTTTCTAGCATTTACCATAAActacaactatatatataaatattaattaaatattcacaACTATACAACGGAAAAATTggtttacaattttcttttcaaaattattctttaaagtAACCATATTTTGGTACACAAactatttaattattacttttgtgcgattcttttatttaattttaatatcttaaTATCTCAATTGTgataatattaacttttttacgAACATgtgattcaaattttatttttcaatatcttatataatgttcTGGTAAAGAGTTGAgactctaaattaaaaaaaaagaagaagaataaataatgtgattcaaatttatttctattttaaaccTGTTCATAGATTTTggatttgttttcttatttgtagctcccaaaattttgataaatacccagaaaatataataacagccaaaaaaaatataacagctataaaattatatatttttaaaatcataataatcgattattaaaatactaacattgttgttcttccttgtaattaagaaagtattttatattgttattattaggaaaataactaaaaattgaGGTCCAAATGCGTCATTGCGCGCGTAAGCATTTTCTTCcatcttcctttttcttctttctgctCCATTTGGTTCTTTCAGTATCAGTAATTTGACagttcttcttctcttttctgcTTCAAATCTTTCTcaatttgttcacaatcatttCTAACTTTTCAACCACTCTGATACCAAACAGAGTAACACTTAGTTGGTTTGTTTGTTATTGGATGAACGCAATTCGTTCTCGTTGGTTTATGAGAATGGCAGAAGACCTTGGAAAGAGCAACCTCGAATCctctgctgctgctgctgctgctgctgcttctGCTTCCACGACAACCTCGCGACGCTTTTGGCCTTCCGTCTTACGTTGGATACCCACTTCCACCGACCACATCATCAATTCCGAAAAGCGGCTTCTCTCACTTGTCAAGTACGTTTTTCACCAAACCTAAATCCTTCTTTTCTGTTTCTGCAATTGCCACCTGTTTTATGCACTAAACGCGAATcgttgacaatttttttatgaactgATTGTTTCCTTCTGTTTTCCTCTTCTGACGATGGATGTGGTTCACTTGTTGCTGTGCTTTTAAATCTCTGAATATTGTTCTTCCTGATGCTGATTAATAGAGAAATACTAACAACATATTGTTAAATTCGATTTTTTGAAACACACCCTGGTCAATCTGGAAATCTCAAAAAATTTTATGGGTTTTACTTAATCTCACTGATGATTTTTGTAATGTTCGATACATTTTAGCTAAAGAAAGAATATGCtagaagaaatattttgttaacattCCTATTCTAAGGAGATAGGTGGGAAGCATACACATGATGGTTTCGGATCATACAACAATTTCTTTGTGAATGAGATTGGTACTTTAAGTTTAACTAACTGAAGAACTGCGGTAACTTCATCTTAAATAACTGCTGGGGCATTAGCAGGATAAGCTGGATTCTTTTACTCCTCGAGTAACAGTAACAACAAAGGGTGTTTAGcctgaaattgtaaaattaagttgtatatatataaggttgtgatgtttttcttttctttttggaCAGGACTCCGTATGTTCAAGAACAGATTAATATTGGTTCTGGTCCACCTGATTCCAGAGTTAGATGGTTCCGTTCATCGAGCAATGAACCACGGTTTATTAACACTGTCACATTTGACAGTAAGGATGATTCTCCTACGTTGGTAATGGTTCATGGATATGCGGCGTCACAGGGTTTCTTTTTTCGTAATTTTGATGCACTTGCCACTCGTTTCAGAGTTATTGCTATCGATCAGCTTGGGTGAGCTTTGGCTTCACTTCATCCATGATTGCAAATTAGTGTTTTTTTGCAACCTGATTATTCATTAAGTAACGCTTTTTGCAGTTGGGGTGGATCTAGCAGGCCTGACTTTTCATGCAGAAGTACTGAAGGTCAGTGCCAGAGTTGATTTGGAATTGGGAATGTTTAATGCTGTTGTTTAACTTGAAAATTAATGTGCAAAATGCTAAACTTCTTGATACAACAGAAACTGAGGCGTGGTTCATTGATTCTT from Vigna unguiculata cultivar IT97K-499-35 chromosome 8, ASM411807v1, whole genome shotgun sequence encodes:
- the LOC114194708 gene encoding lysine-specific histone demethylase 1 homolog 3 isoform X1 yields the protein MEGEDIRSGTRKKRSKKEIGFDSDDDEPIGSIFKLKRSKRKGSGSGEAVREKEDLGGMDDNDTLASFRKRLKGPKRDQGSGVGRGASPALHVSDEELVGLGAKGKDEKGVALVPGGEDIQMQDSSDQHMEDSLSTIFHKAQSSSARKSRGVSRQKKGIQKVDSGLSSGGFVEAVDGVVESRSGSASGSKLVGGNAMSDDALPQTSEPVVTSVVDDQKCVNDCFQEGIAKGECDLDIPGGSNQSNDVYREDGKQFSCAVQSEDISCDSEKKVALQESVVTSGDLHNLSSMLNNEIVDTASLSKLGEGERQFTEVRELENRLTDDLVQASNTASERDISTSAGKENVLKSSHTEPLIKSTENALNENNDMVSGKDFQESSSNGVLKLYGGHMEADGAGKSETEFVSDRNFCGYSNLDTKAEVHDFVQGFSPKRNDVTVSGSSMVSNEAELAAQSNYPEKPVEACNIPKDPTASILKCSSVLDPNQSDGSSLQSSIPDENGISAEYHASVTDFVDNDGKISSIPRLVRKTKMRKHGDMTYEGDADWEVLINDQALNESQVMTDVERTLKTRMKHDSSLNTGEDSENVAVVAVSAGLKARKAGPIEKIKFKEILKRKGGLKEYLDCRNQILSLWSRDVTRILPLAECGVNDTDSEDGSPRSSLIREVYAFLDQYGYINVGIASQKENVGSSGRHCYKLVKEKGFEESLAASMVDSEDGVSFLVGQTKMSDASNEINNGLRKDCNDLTIEATEGMGHSNEVKVDLSNISQQEEGKVFDYQENDGFQDGTIGSSVPSSNFADCKLTSLIAKEKSNDSTCIKSVWDGQVGDNLQPDLDPRKRVIVIGAGPAGLTAARHLQRQGFPVTVLEARSRIGGRVFTDHSSLSVPVDLGASIITGVEADVATERRPDPSSLICAQLGLELTVLNSDCPLYDIVTEQKVPADMDEALEAEYNTLIDDMVLVVAQKGEQAMKMSLEDGLEYALKIRRMARTESSEETEQISADRPFDSKRDSSVEKKLDEEILSPQERRVMDWHFAHLEYGCAASLNDVSLPYWNQDDVYGGFGGAHCMIKGGYSSVVESLGEGIRIHLNHVVTNVSYGIKEPGQSYKVKVSTSNGNEFFGDAVLVTVPLGCLKAETIQFSPPLPQWKCSSVQRLGYGVLNKVALEFPSVFWDDAVDYFGATAEERNSRGHCFMFWNVRKTVGAPVLIALVVGKAAIDGVSLSSSDHVKHALKVLRKLFGQDSVPDPVAYVVTDWGRDPFSYGAYSYVAVGASGEDYDILGRPVDNCLFFAGEATCKEHPDTVGGAMMSGLRESVRIIDILSTGNDYIAEVEALEASRGQLDTERDEVRDIIKRLDAVELSNIMYKNSLDGAQILTREALLREMFFNTKTTAGRLHVAKQLLTLPVGNLKSFAGSKEGLAILNSWILDSMGKDGTQLLRHCLRLLVRVSTDLLAVRLSGMGKTVKEKVCVHTSRDIRAIASQLVNVWLEVFRKEKASNGGLKLTRQTTAVDLSKRKSVKDSASGKPPLGTYHGTNENKGGLLNPTSAGSNSPSHAHVKKLHCKQGRQLPAYDSRHEVSSSRSKGSIDRVVTEEDNHCAISEEEQAAIAAAEAARAKALAAAEAYASAEARSNSLLQLPKIPSFHKFARREQSSQNDECDSRKRWSGGVFGRQDCISEIDSRNCRVRDWSVDFSAACVNLDNSRMPVDNLSQRSHSNEIASHLNFREHSGESAAGDSTIYTKAWIDTAGGVAIKDHHAIERWQSQAAAADSYFSNPTIHLKDEEDSNACSKLPSWKRDGVANESSISQVTVNKEALKSHSRAADHIKQAVVDYVASLLMPLYKARKLDKDGYKAIMKKSATKFQVMEQATDAEKAMTVREFLDFRRKNKIRSFVDILIERHMTMKSDVKS
- the LOC114194708 gene encoding lysine-specific histone demethylase 1 homolog 3 isoform X2 gives rise to the protein MEGEDIRSGTRKKRSKKEIGFDSDDDEPIGSIFKLKRSKRKGSGSGEAVREKEDLGGMDDNDTLASFRKRLKGPKRDQGSGVGRGASPALHVSDEELVGLGAKGKDEKGVALVPGGEDIQMQDSSDQHMEDSLSTIFHKAQSSSARKSRGVSRQKKGIQKVDSGLSSGGFVEAVDGVVESRSGSASGSKLVGGNAMSDDALPQTSEPVVTSVVDDQKCVNDCFQEGIAKGECDLDIPGGSNQSNDVYREDGKQFSCAVQSEDISCDSEKKVALQESVVTSGDLHNLSSMLNNEIVDTASLSKLGEGERQFTEVRELENRLTDDLVQASNTASERDISTSAGKENVLKSSHTEPLIKSTENALNENNDMVSGKDFQESSSNGVLKLYGGHMEADGAGKSETEFVSDRNFCGYSNLDTKAEVHDFVQGFSPKRNDVTVSGSSMVSNEAELAAQSNYPEKPVEACNIPKDPTASILKCSSVLDPNQSDGSSLQSSIPDENGISAEYHASVTDFVDNDGKISSIPRLVRKTKMRKHGDMTYEGDADWEVLINDQALNESQVMTDVERTLKTRMKHDSSLNTGEDSENVAVVAVSAGLKARKAGPIEKIKFKEILKRKGGLKEYLDCRNQILSLWSRDVTRILPLAECGVNDTDSEDGSPRSSLIREVYAFLDQYGYINVGIASQKENVGSSGRHCYKLVKEKGFEESLAASMVDSEDGVSFLVGQTKMSDASNEINNGLRKDCNDLTIEATEGMGHSNEVKVDLSNISQQEEGKVFDYQENDGFQDGTIGSSVPSSNFADCKLTSLIAKEKSNDSTCIKSVWDGQVGDNLQPDLDPRKRVIVIGAGPAGLTAARHLQRQGFPVTVLEARSRIGGRVFTDHSSLSVPVDLGASIITGVEADVATERRPDPSSLICAQLGLELTVLNSDCPLYDIVTEQKVPADMDEALEAEYNTLIDDMVLVVAQKGEQAMKMSLEDGLEYALKIRRMARTESSEETEQISADRPFDSKRDSSVEKKLDEEILSPQERRVMDWHFAHLEYGCAASLNDVSLPYWNQDDVYGGFGGAHCMIKGGYSSVVESLGEGIRIHLNHVVTNVSYGIKEPGQSYKVKVSTSNGNEFFGDAVLVTVPLGCLKAETIQFSPPLPQWKCSSVQRLGYGVLNKVALEFPSVFWDDAVDYFGATAEERNSRGHCFMFWNVRKTVGAPVLIALVVGKAAIDGVSLSSSDHVKHALKVLRKLFGQDSVPDPVAYVVTDWGRDPFSYGAYSYVAVGASGEDYDILGRPVDNCLFFAGEATCKEHPDTVGGAMMSGLRESVRIIDILSTGNDYIAEVEALEASRGQLDTERDEVRDIIKRLDAVELSNIMYKNSLDGAQILTREALLREMFFNTKTTAGRLHVAKQLLTLPVGNLKSFAGSKEGLAILNSWILDSMGKDGTQLLRHCLRLLVRVSTDLLAVRLSGMGKTVKEKVCVHTSRDIRAIASQLVNVWLEVFRKEKASNGGLKLTRQTTAVDLSKRKSVKDSASGKPPLGTYHGTNENKGGLLNPTSAGSNSPSHAHVKKLHCKQGRQLPAYDSRHEVSSSRSKGSIDRVVTEEDNHCAISEEEQAAIAAAEAARAKALAAAEAYASAEARSNSLLQLPKIPSFHKFARREQSSQNDECDSRKRWSGGVFGRQDCISEIDSRNCRVRDWSVDFSAACVNLDNSRMPVDNLSQRSHSNEIASHLNFREHSGESAAGDSTIYTKAWIDTAGGVAIKDHHAIERWQSQAAAADSYFSNPTIHLKDEEDSNACSKLPSWKRDGVANESSISQVTVNKEALKSHSRAADHIKQAVVDYVASLLMPLYKARKLDKDGYKAIMKKSATKVMEQATDAEKAMTVREFLDFRRKNKIRSFVDILIERHMTMKSDVKS